The Dermacentor silvarum isolate Dsil-2018 chromosome 7, BIME_Dsil_1.4, whole genome shotgun sequence genomic sequence acctcctattcagctttattacgacgactgctaccctttcattaatgctgtagaattcatcaatgttgcccgctacgttgttatgcactagaaatcctaccccggattctttcttatctggaagacctctgtagcagaggacgtggccgttagtcagtactgtgtaagcctcaccagttcttctaacctcactaaggccaataatatcccaggaaatgcctgataattcttcaaatagtcctgctaagctagcctcactcgagagggtgcgcgtgttgaacgttgacaggttcagtttccattggcggcctgccttgacccagagattcttagcaccctctgccgcgtagcaggtctgaccgccgccttggtcaggtgctccgcagccactgggaactgagggccatgggttaattgtcggagtcatgagggaggtcgATGTACTCATCTCCAAATGGATTCAGAAGTGTCTGCCCGtccggcgcgacggggatccTGCGACCCAACTCCCggactaccgaggccctcctcgccctgAGCTGGACGAAGACTACACCGTTGTGTTTCGCGCTAAAgcgcaagtctgcgccgggtccggacggagtcaccaacagaatgttgagaaacctcgacgacccacCAATCGTCTTTCTGACCGACAAGATCAACGAGTCCTAGAAGAGCGGCGTTGTTCCTGCAGAATAGAAGACGGCCTGCAAGGTGCTCATTCCCAAGCGCGGCAAGGCCCCGAACGtcgagaacctcaggccgatttctctaacatcctgcgtcggcaaggtcatgaagcgcgtcgtcttcaacaggctcaacgggtacctcgaagacaacgaggtTTACACgcacaacatgatcggcttccgcaccggactctcgacgcaggatgccatgaaactaatcaagcatcagatcgtggacggtcgttccagagacgtcaaggctcggcttggtctggacctcgagaaggctttcgacaacgtgctccacacTTTCATCGTCAAGACCAATTCGAACCTGGATCTCGGTTCGAAATTGCACAGCTACATCAGCTCTTTtctaacggacaggaaggccaagcttCGCGTTGGAGACTtacgctccgaagatgtgcccctcggaggacGGGCCACTCCTCAGAGCGCcgtaatacccccccccccccacacacacacacactatttaacatctgtattgAGAGGTTGGCACGCGTCGAGGAcatcaagcacaccatctacgccgacgacattaacACCTGGTGCGCAGGGGgctgcgagggcagagtcgaagaagccatgcaggaggcgatcaacgtgatcgaggagtatctctgccccaccggacttcggtgctcccacgccaagtcggagcttctgctttacagaaaagagaagggaggcACACCCAAAGATTTGGAAGCCAGTCCCCGAAAGCAGCATCAGTCTGCGCACTCGTGACGTTGGGGTGAATCCCAGGGTCGGCGTCATTCGGGTCCTcagcatgtttgtcgaattcaacggcgggaacggaacggctctccgcaagatcaccgcaaagacggacaacgctttccgcctcgttcgcagaatcgcaaacagacaccgaggcatgaaggaagcccgtctcctcagcctgatcaacgccttaatattatgccacttcacgtacacgatttctatgcacaactggctcagagaggagcgagacaagctcaacaCTCTCATCCGCACAGTAGTAAAAAGGGCCCTCGGGCTCATTCgtacccataccgaagatctccccAAGCTgtgggtacacaacaccgccgaggaggttgccgaagcccaagaacgcgcgcaactcgcttcCTGACTACCACAGCGGCAGGAAAACGCATcttcgaagagctgggttaccctcctgcggGATCCTctagggtcagtaccccgatccctaggggcattcgagacaagttcgaagttgCACCCGTGCCTaaaaacgtccatcccgtccacaacgacgGCAGACggaaggcgagagcagtagcgattctcaaacagatcaagacaaggcatcagagcaagcttcgtcgacgccgtggagtacagcgatgggaagacctttgccggcgtcgtggtcgactccagcggcaagatTTCCAATTGCGACCCGAAGTCGGCgggcaagccgccatcgccctcacGCTGCTCGACGGTCGTGGGCCCGAGATCTATAGCGGTTCCGAAATGGTAGTTACGGCCTTTCAGAAGGGTTGCATCGCTGAGCAAGCTTCTCGTCTCCTTAGCGTCTCCAGTGCGGATGCTCTCATgaatcattcgattcactggtttcccgctcacgtagggtcggtcgagggggctcccccgaacctcaattatctgctcacgaggctgcgcgtgaCCTCACCGACCGCGTTTCCTTTGTAAGGAGCggcgacacccctcccccctacggccacagggatgatcccgctactcacaacaaggttacgaaattcttctacatgtctagaagggtctttccaccccctcaccccaaattgaatagggcgcaagccgtttctcttagacttttacagaccggcacacatccgtgtctggccgttctacaCGAAGTTTACCTTGACgcatatcgcgacgacgcctgcccgtcctgcgggcagccctccactctagcacacatgctctgggagtgcgggtcgagataccccaagttcagcaaggaggagtgggaGTGGGAGGAATAGCCCCGCtatagacaagcaaatcctggctgtctgGCGTGCCCACGACCGGGCCGGTAGGCTcaacctgccggtcccgacgtgggaatagccgggtgcgcgacaacttcgcgtcctcgccggacctccactaaaagttctttcactcactcactcactcccacgTGTCACTTGCTCTTCAGATTTAATTGGTACTGTGTCTACTGCGATGCACTTTTGACGCCAAATCATGAGTTTATAAAAGGAGGTGTGCGTGGTgcatgcgtcattgcacacgtcacaccGCTGCatcccgcgcgtcacttgctcttcggatttcatcgttgCTGTGTCTACGGAGATACTCTCCGAAGCGTCTAcctcagcggcagctgtgaaacgtggtCACCCACGGAAGTCCACCTCAGAAAACGaagcaaattaacaaaacaaTTCACCGTTCTGCAGCAAAATAGTCCGAATGCTTCTCGTCTGTGGACAACGTatacgcaagcacacacacacatcgaTTCAGCAGAAAGAAATGTATAGCACGTCGGAAACATAAATCGAAAACATAAATCGAATACATTTAACCTGAGCGATTATAATGCTTACGAATTCCCTCACGTCAGCAGTCTTAAGTGCCTCTGCTGAATTTTTTGCGCGAGCGAATGCATCTGTTTCTTTTCGCTTGTCCTTTGATTGCTTTGTTATCCGTGGGATCATTTTGACGTTttccgtaattttttttcaaagtcGCTTGTTACAAATAGCATAATTCTAATCATTGAACTTGATTATCcagaggacattacttgcacgagaaatctaaacaatTATTCAAATTAAAAAATATCACtaataacttcttagttaattaaataaattaatataattattttatttaattaaatttaaaataaagtaatataacataaaataaaataattaaattatttaattaattaaaaagaTAATTTTCTGCGTTTTTGGTTGTTGTTTCCTGCCAAAATagagattattattattaaagatTATTAagtatttacggcacatattgcaatttccgaattGTAGCCGTTGGGTGTGCAAGGCACATCCACTTTGAAtcaatttacagaatgacaccagttagGAAATATGCGCCTTCAAAGTCGCCACAAGAATGCGCTGTCGtttcgtttactttttttttcttgacgagacgctcttttatgcatcgaagcagaATAGTACCTGgaatgccaatgtatttcgtcccaacCACTGTAAAAAATATCTCATAAAACACATCATACGTCACAAAGCGCCTGTGACCTGCGTCTATTTGTCCTTCCTTGTCTTTGTGTCCTTGCGCTCCATATCTCGTTAAGTGTCATATGATTTCACGCCACTGACACTGACAAAGCCACACTTGTGAAGGCGCTTGCTGCAAACATGCCATGCCTTATCTTTGTATATTTCGCCATCCCCGGGCTGTTATGCACACCGATGTTAACCTACTGATTATGACCCTAATGTGTCACATCAAGGTGTACGTCGTGCCAGACGTGCACCAGTTATCTCGCCTAAACAGCCGGAGAATAACCCAACGCAGTATATAACCAGAGTAAATGAAATTATGATAGTCTCAGCCAAACTTTCTACATCGTGCTCAGCGGAGAAATGCCATAGCCGTTGGGTCACCGCTGTGGGAGAGTACAAGAGAAATAAAATAAGCATGCTAGAGATTTTTGCGGCACTTTGCAATCCTTGCACCTTTTTCTCAAATACAGGGCCTAAGCGAGTGAATGTATCTTGATAAAGACGTGTCAGAAAGTTAATCAGAACACCTTGTACATAGAACATGTCATCGAAGAGATGGTATAGATTCAACAAGTGGTATAGCACAATATTTCGTAATCTTTCCGTTTCGTTGGGCCTGATTTATTTATACATTAGTTAAACTTATGCGCGATCCGTGCGTGAACTTACAATGGTTTCATTTTCTTTCCAAAGCCGACGCAGACTATCTCGGTTCAGGATGATGGCTAGCCATAATCAAACTGCAGCTTCCTCGGTGCAGTCGCCGTTCACCTTGAGCGAGGTGCCAAAGGTATACGACGAAGTCCACAAGCACACCCGTCAATCCACAGCGGAGCTGCTGAAGACGTGGCAGGCGTCGTTCTTCACGTGTGCCGAGGAAAAGGATGCAAGCGACCATCAGTACCTGGAGGTCGGCTGTGGACCAGGCAACTTCACGCGCAACCACCTGTTTCCCACGTTCCCTCCGACGCTGAAGAGGCTCGTGTCTACCGACAACTCAGAGGCCATGCTGAATTACGCGAAGCTAGTCCATGACCATCCGAAGATTGATCGCCGGCTGTTGGACATCACCGTTGATGAAGAAGTGTCGCGGTTCATCGACGAGGAAGGTCGTTTTCAGCGGGTCTACTCTTTCCTCGCACTTCACTGGATAGAGGACAAGTGTGCTGCACTGAAGAACATCGAGCGTCTGATGACACCTGGTGGCGAGTGCCTCGTCATATACAAAGCTTGCCCGGGACCAGGAGAGCCGCTGTACCGCGCTCTGCTGGAGAGTGAATCGTGGGCGAAATACCATGATGTGagtaaaatttttatcatataaTAAACAAATTGCCggcgttacaaaaaaaaaagatttactgATCCGCGCTCTACTATGGAAATCGAGTGTGCTAGCAGCTGACTAGTGCCTCCAGCCACGCGCATGTGCAAAGTTGCCTGTTTGTTTTCCCAACCGTGAACGTTTCATGGAGGTGGCAGAAGTTTGTTTTGTAGTGAATACGATTACCTCTTGCTGCAGTCGCATCGCCATCACTCCGCTGGGAGCGGAGCTCGTGCTTCTGCAGCCTAAACCAGGGGCCACATAACGTAAAACTGTTCCAATGCgtttaatgcgacagcattatatgccccatttcgcgaaaatccggcggcggcgtgaccaaaacatggtgccaaaaatggccgacggctcaaagagtaaaaacacgtcaagaaaTGCTCGGATCGCCACCATACTTCTCACTGTTTTACACAACCCGACTTCGTTTCTTCCCTATATGCAAAAGCTCACGCAACATTTTCGATGGTGCATGCGTGTGCTCGGTGACGTAGCTCACTTGTGCTGGTGGCGGTGCTTGTGTAACCTCGTCCAACGTCAGTTGGGGTGGTGGTATTTTTCTAACGTCCCCACCAGCTTCGCAGTCCATGCACTTTCACATATCTATTCTTcgcccttccctctccccaagggTAGGGTAggcaaccgggcacgtccttggttaacctccctacctttcccttctcgtttctctctctctctctctctcttcacagggtttttttttttaaggcaggGGGAGGCCTTGATAAATCGCTCATTTTTGTTATGTTACGTGGACAACTAGTGCCCTGTAAAATTCTTGAGGGGGGGAGTAGTCAGTTCGAGAGTTTAAGATTGGGGGCTTTTGCTGCGGTTCGCCAGATTTTCCTAATCAGTCTTTATGGAAACAAATTCATCGTAGTGCATGCGGCTGCAGTGGCACCGAGGTCATTGGGCGATGCGCGCGAGGGCCGTCAAAGAAATGAGCTTGAAAGCCGGGACGGCGTTCGCCAAGCCTCAGAGAGACTGCAAAGTACCCGTGGGGAGTGTGCTTAGTAGAGGCGAGCCGCGGCAGGGGGATCTTAGTAAAGGCGGAAAGGAATTCCCGCTGGGTGCTGTTGCAAGCTATGTTGCTCCAGAGGACCAACGACCGATAATTGATTGCTCAAGCGTCGATGACCGGCGGCTACCAGCAGCGAGTGACTTGAAATTCATGCAAGGTTTGATGGAATCTCGTATCGCTCTTGCAGGGCCAGGAGAAAGCAGGCACAATCAAAGAATGTAGGCGCGCTTGTTTTGTTCTTGTGGCTGGTTGTGTGACTCCGCAGGAGGGTGTAGAGATTGACTAGATGATTGACCGAGCTAGACCGAGCTTGTAAAAACGACCGCTCGGTATGAGACGAGGGCACTTGTCCAGGAGCAGTCCGGACAGATTCCGGACAGATGAGCGCTGCTGAAATAAACGTTTCCTCCACCGCACGTCGACTCTTGCACGCTTTGCGATGCCAGTGTGCACACGAGGCATCAAGAGGCTACGTACTAAAATCCAAGTACTAAAATCTAAGCACTGATACCATGAAAGGTAACATTTCAAACGT encodes the following:
- the LOC125947162 gene encoding uncharacterized protein LOC125947162; protein product: MMASHNQTAASSVQSPFTLSEVPKVYDEVHKHTRQSTAELLKTWQASFFTCAEEKDASDHQYLEVGCGPGNFTRNHLFPTFPPTLKRLVSTDNSEAMLNYAKLVHDHPKIDRRLLDITVDEEVSRFIDEEGRFQRVYSFLALHWIEDKCAALKNIERLMTPGGECLVIYKACPGPGEPLYRALLESESWAKYHDVIRRTMPVLPEPCSPVALRNGLLNLVKQTGLVPLTCELLKSPLGGATIDEAAPCPHDFCAYMQVTPAGKEKCGQTIV